The sequence GGAGGAGCAGCTGGATCGTCTGATGCAGCAGCTTCAAGACCTGGAGGAATGCAGGTATTGTACTACAGTACTATGTGGAGACAGCCTTCTTGAAGAAACAGCGAGTTCATCATTTTCCAATCACTCAGCTGCCTCTGAACGGTTGCTAGTTCTTGGCTAATCGTCTGATAACCGTGGTGACAGACATTTTGTCTGCACAGCTTGGTGAAAAACATTGCTGTGTTGCAGAGACACACTGGCAACCTAAAGTGGCCcaaccaaattgacagaaggtggggcaacgcaagtaggcagggtcagccaTACCATCTGCAGTGCAGGCCACAGTCCTCTTTCAGCCTGAGGCCTTAGATGCCTTCTTCAATGTGTTTTCCTTACACTGCCTCATAGTTTTTAAGCCTAGTGGCCTATTTCTTATGAGGGTGAATGGCAGGGCAGGAAGCCATGGACTCCTATGtccaccacagtattcaactgtatcaccatactGATTATGGTGATACAATTGAATTGATGAGGGCACCTATGGTACCTGTCCAGGTACATAAGTATCTAATGCTCCCATCaatgattaacattgggagtgtCAGATCGTTACATACCCGGCTTCTTGaaaagggctcaggtggcccctgggcatcagcccactggaAAATTTTAACtgtggggtctatggccagttcACCCCTGCTGTGTATTATGTGAACCTACCATGGAGTAATTTGGTCCTTTCTCTTTTCAGAGAGGAGCTGGATGCTGATGAATATGAAGAGACCAAGAAAGAGACACTGGAGCAGCTGAGTGAGTTCAACGACTCTCTGCAGAAAATTATCGCAGGGAATATGACGCTGGTGGATGAGCTCGGAGGGATGCAGCTGGTGAGAAAGTCTATTACGTAAATCAGTGATCAGCAACCTGTGTCTCACCAGCATGCTCTCACACCCCTCTTGCCTTTCAGGCCATTCAAGCAGCTATCAGCCAAGCTTTCAAGACCCCAGAAGTCATTAGAATGTTTGCTAAGAAGCAGCCTGGGCAGCTGAGGACTCGGTTAGCTGAGGTGAGAGATAGATCTTGTTTCTTCATCAAGTTAGTAGAAAACATTGCATCAGGTTCTGCCATGGTTTTGACGAAATTCTGGAAAATAAATATGGCGTGTGTCCTCCTCTTTAGGGTACTTCCTGTAAGATGTAACTTCAGCAAAACAGTCTACTGTGGACCTAGTTACATGCGGAATTGTTGCAGATTTATGTGCAGATTCCAACATATgcattgcaaatggtgaaatcTGTGGTGGAAATTCACAGCATAAATTGACACACTGTGGATCTAAAATCTGCAACACAGGTCAATTTTCTTTGCACATTTTTTGAACAGCATCTGGATGAGATTCTGCAGTGTGTGAACATACCTTAATAgttcatcctctttttttttttgttttgttttacagatGGACCGAGATTTAATGGTGGGCAAATTAGCCCGAG is a genomic window of Bufo bufo chromosome 1, aBufBuf1.1, whole genome shotgun sequence containing:
- the LZIC gene encoding protein LZIC gives rise to the protein MASRGTSETSKLRQNLEEQLDRLMQQLQDLEECREELDADEYEETKKETLEQLSEFNDSLQKIIAGNMTLVDELGGMQLAIQAAISQAFKTPEVIRMFAKKQPGQLRTRLAEMDRDLMVGKLARDVYTQQKGEILTALRKLGEKLTPEDEAFLSENAGAALSQFQKVSEGLGSGDKVLALASIEVENTKK